In Larimichthys crocea isolate SSNF chromosome VI, L_crocea_2.0, whole genome shotgun sequence, one genomic interval encodes:
- the atp6ap1la gene encoding ATPase H+ transporting accessory protein 1 like a isoform X1 → MASPWKHCCCILLLSLLVLQLQSTTCLDRHPADSAAVSPVHDEGVAQGDGGVRTEEHLISAEQPFRQLQPLLQSPDVSRRKLLQTPGAALPFPPLKVLSNGEPCVLFQARKLSLRYEKQKQLDLTERAFSTQKPVDTSQSVCSQDKATLVMRFGDVEDLRGLSIRLQLSNTFYESSDQWWFSVESVSLLYNTSEEAVFNASEVYAPASSSYHCLHVSSLQRYSPLLLPSTDHARRWAVTFTNFQIQAFNVTSGKFSPASDCATFLTPAILMGLVTSLILLLVLAYALHMVIHLKHIEHDDEHKPDIYFPQNPEYPEHCCLESIDEKNIL, encoded by the exons CGCTGCTGTCTCTCCAGTCCATG ATGAAGGTGTGGCACAGGGTGATGGAGGGGTGAGGACGGAGGAGCATCTGATATCTGCAGAGCAACCGTTCAGACAACTGCAG CCTCTTCTCCAGTCTCCGGATGTATCTCGGAGGAAGTTGCTTCAAACACCAGGAGCTGCActtcccttccctcccctcaAG GTGTTGTCCAATGGGGAGCCGTGCGTCCTTTTCCAGGCCAGAAAGTTGTCTCTTCGCTAtgagaagcagaagcagctggaCCTGACAGAGAGAGCTTTTTCtactcagaaacctgtggacaCCAGCCAGTCTGTCTGCAGCCAGGATAAGGCTAC GTTGGTCATGAGGTTTGGAGATGTGGAGGATTTGAGAGGCCTGTCCATCAG ACTCCAGCTGTCCAACACTTTCTACGAGTCTTCAGATCAGTGGTGGTTCTCGGTGGAAAGCGTCTCTCTGCTGTACAACACCTCTGAAGAGGCGGTGTTCAATGCCAGCGAAGTGTACGCTccggcctcctcctcctaccaCTGCCTCCATGTCAGCAGCCTGCAGCGCTACAGCCCCCTGCTGCTGCCCAGCACTGACCACGCCCGCCGCTGGGCTGTCACCTTCACCAACTTCCAG ATTCAGGCGTTCAACGTCACCTCTGGTAAATTTTCCCCTGCGAGTGACTGTGCCACCTTCCTGACGCCGGCTATCCTGATGGGACTTGTCACTTCCCTCATCTTGTTGCTGGTCCTGGCCTACGCCCTGCACATGGTCATCCACCTGAAACACATCGAGCATGACGATGAACACAAGCCCGATATCTACTTCCCTCAAAACCCTGAATATCCTGAACACTGCTGCCTGGAAAGTATTGATGAGAAAAATATTCTGTAG